The genomic segment GCCGGCCGCGGAGGAGGCGCCGTCGAACACGATCGACCTGATGGCGGCGCTGCGGGCCTCGGTCGATCGGGCGAAGACGCGGCGCGGCGAGGCGCCGGCGAAGAAGGCGCCGGCGAAGAAGCCGGCTGCGAAGAAGACCGCGAAGAAGGCGGCGGCCAAGAAGACCGCGAAGAAGTCTGCAACTTCCAGTACGAAGCGTAAGACCGCCTGATCGGTACATCTTTCCGATATTCCAGATCTTTCGCCTCCCTCCGGGTTAGCTTGACCTCGAAGGTGACTGTCTGTGCCGGCCGCGCCGTGCTGGGTAGGGCGCGGCCCAGGCTCCGGGCCGAATGGGGGAGGCCATGACACCAGTTCTGGCGGTGAGCGTCAGCAGCTCGATCACGAGCGCGTTGACGACCGTCGCGAACTTCGTACCCAAGCTCGTCCTGTTCCTCGTGATCCTGGTGATCGGCTGGATCGTCGCGAAGGTCCTCCGCAACGTGGTGGGGCGCCTCCTCGCGCGGGTCGGCTTCGACCGGGTCGGGGAACGGGCCGGCATCAACCGCTACCTCGGCAAGTACACCGCGAGCACGTTCGTGGCGCTGCTGGTGTACGGCGCGATCCTGCTGTTCGCGCTGCAACTCGGGTTCGGTGCGTTCGGGCCGAACCCGGTCAGCAACCTGATCAGCGGCGTCATCAACTTCCTGCCGAAGCTGTTCGTCGCGATCGTGATCGTGATCGTGGCCGCCGCGATCGCGCGGGTCGTCAAGGACGTCATCTCGAACGCGCTGTCCACGATGCCCTGGGGCAACGCCCTGGGGCGGGTCGCCCAGGCGTTCATCATCGCGATGGGCGCGATCGCCGCGCTGAACCAGATCCACGTGGCGAGCAGCGTGATCGAGCCGGTGTTCATCGCGGTACTGGCGATCATCGTCGGTGTCGCGGTCGTCGGCCTCGGCGGCGGCCTCATCGCGCCGATGCGCAACCGCTGGGAGCGGATGCTCACCCGGGCCGAAAGCGAGGCCGGCACGATGCAGATCCGCAGCCGCTCCGCACAGCACGACGTGCAGCGTTCCGCGGCGCCGGTGGAGCCGACCGGGCCGCAACACACCGCCACCGCACCCGGTGCCGGGGCCGCGCCGACCGACCCGCAGTACGGGCAGCCGCCGCAGCAGTGATCCCGCCGCCGGCGTCGCCGGGTCGGGGTGGCTCGTGCCACCCCGGCCCGGCTGGCTGGTTTGCGGCGCTTCGGCGGATACCGCGTGGCCTGCGAGAAAGGTCACGAACTGCTTCCACCGGCCTGCCTCATCCGGCAAGCCTGGTGCCGCCGCGTTAGGCTGCGAGGCGTGCGACCGGACCTGGACATCTCGGTGCGCCACGAGCCGGAGGAGACCGTGGTGGCGCTCGCCGGCGAGATCGACATCCACACCGTGTCCCGGCTGGTGACCACCGTCGAGGAGAGCCTGGAACACGGCTCGTCGCGGCTGCTGCTCGACATGGGCAAGGTGACCTTCTGCGACTCGCAGGGCCTCGGCACGCTGGTGGTGCTCAGCCGCACCGCGACGCGGGCCCGCAGCTCGCTGGTGCTGACCAACGTCGGCCCGTTCCTCGACCGGCTGCTGGAGGTCACCGGCCTCCGCCACTCCTTCACCATCCGGGCCGCCCAGTAGCGGCCGCCGCGCCCCGCGCCGGTGCCGGCCGGTCCGCCGCTCCGGTGAAATGGGGTGAAGCACGGGCCCCCGGCACGTAGCGTCCCGGGCGTGACAGACGAGATTTTCGCCTCCGGCGACGACCCGGCGGACGGCTGGTTCGGCGAGAGCGTCGCCGAAAGCTACGACGACCCCGGCGGCGCGAACGCACCCGAGGCGATCCGGCCCGCGGTGGAGCTGCTGACCGAGCTGGCCGGCGGCGGCCCGGTGCTGGAGTTCGCCGTCGGTACCGGCCGGGTCGCGGCGCCGCTCGCGGCCCGCGGCGTGCCGGTGAGCGGCATCGAGCTGAGCCGGGCGATGGCGGCCCGCATCGCCGGTAAGCCCGGCGGCGACCGGGTCGACGTGACGATCGGCGACATGACCAGCACCCGGGTCGGCACCGGCTTCTCGCTGGCGTACCTGGTGTTCAACACCATCAACAACGTCACCAGCCAGGACGGGCAGGTGGACGTGTTCCGCAACGCGGCGGCCCAGCTGCGGCCGGGCGGGCTGTTCCTCGTCGAGGTGGGGGTGCCGGACCTGCGCCGGCTGCCACCGGGACAGGACACCGTGCCGTTCGCGGTGGCGCCCGGCGACGACGGCGGCGGCTACCTCGGCTTCGACCAGTACGACGTGGTGACGCAGCTGTTCACCTCGAACCACGTGCGGGTGGCGCCGGACGGTACCGGCCGGTTCCGCCGGATCCCGTTCCGGTACGTGTGGCCGGCGGAGCTGGACCTGATGGCGCGCATCGCCGGGCTGCGGCCGAAGTACCGCTGGTCGGGGTGGGACCGTGCGGAGTTCACCGCGGACAGCACCAGCCACGTGTCGGTGTGGCAGAAGGCGTGACCCGGCCGCGGCGCGACACCGGTCGGCGCCGGCCGCGCCGCGGCACCGGTCAGAGGTAGAGGCCGGTGCCGTCCGTCTCGACCCGGGCGGCGGCGACGGCGTGCACGTCGCGTTCCCGCAGCAGGATGTACTGCCGCCCGTGCAGCTCGACCTCGGACCGGTCGTCCGGGTCGAACAGCACCCGGTCCGAGACCTTGATCGCCCGCACGTTCGGGCCGACGGCGACCGCGACCGCCCAGGACAGCCGGTGCCCGACCGATGCGGTCGCCGGGATGACGATGCCGGCGGCGGACCGCCGCTCCCCTTCGCCGCCCTCCTGCCGGACCAGCACCCGGTCGTGCAGCAGCTGGATCGGCAGGCCCTGGTCGAGATCGTCGGCGGTCGAGCTGTCCCTCGTGCTCACGAGCGGGAACGCTACCGCCCGGCACGGCTTTGTGCGTGTCCGGGTATCGACCCGCGCCGGTACCGTGTAGCCCAGCGGCTGGGGCGTCGCCGGCATCGGTGCGCCCAGAGGCCTCGGCGGGAGGGCCTCGGTCCTTCCGCCGGACCTCTTGACGTAGGGGGACGACGCTGACTCGGTTCGAGACGTTGAAGGACAGGGCACGCGGGGCGTGGCACGCTGCCCGCGGTCGGCTGGAAGAGGGCCGGGAGCGCAGCGACGAGGCGCTGTTGCAGACCGCGGCGGAGACCACACCGCCGACGCCACCACCGGACGAGCCGCCGTCCCCGCCGCCGGCCGCGCCCGCGCCGCTGCCCGGGCCGGCGCCGGCCGAGCTGTCGGTGCCCGCGGGGTGCGGGTCGCGGCTGCCTGGTCGTGGCGGATGATCGTGATCGTGGCCGCCGTGATCGGCGCGTTCACGCTGCTCACCTACGTCAGCAACGTGATGATTCCGGCGATCATCGCGCTGCTGCTGACCGCGCTGCTGCAACCTGGCGCCGGCTGGCTGCGCCGGCACGGGGTGCCGCGGTCGCTGGCCGCGCTGATCATGGTGGTGCTCGGCATCGTGGTCGTCGCCGGTGTCCTCACCGGCGTGGTGACCGCCTTCGTCAACGGGTTCTCCGACCTGACCGACAACGTCGCGCAGGGCATCCAGAAGATCCAGCACTGGCTGCACACCAGCCCGTTCCACGTCTCGGACAAGCAGATCAACGGCGCGCTGAAGACGGCGCAGGACTGGCTGAGCAGCCACCGGGGCGCGGTGACCAGCGGCGCGCTGTCGACCGCCACCACGGTCGGCGAGGTCGTGGTCGACCTGTTCCTGATCCTGTTCACCACGTTCTTCCTGGTCCGGGACGGCCGCCCGATCTGGAACTTCATCCTGCAGCTCGGCCTGCCCCGGGCCGCCCGGGCGGCCGTCGACGACGCCGGCAGCGCCTCGTGGCGCTCGCTCGTCGCGTACGTGCGGGCGACGGTGCTGGTGGCGTTCATCGACGCGGTCGGCATCGGTATCGGCATCGTCGCCGTCGGCGTGCCGTACAGTCTGGCGATTCCGCTGGCCGCACTGGTCTTCCTGGGAGCGTTCATCCCGATCGTCGGTGCCACCGTGTCCGGCGTGGTCGCCGTCCTGGTCACGCTGGTGACCCAGGGTCTGATCCCGGCGATCATCGTGCTCGGGGTGGTGCTCGGGGTGCAGCAGTTGGAGGGCCACATCCTGCAGCCGCTGATCATGGGCCGGGCGGTGGCCGTGCACCCGCTCGGGGTCATCCTCGGCATCACCGGCGGCATCGCGATCGGCGGTATCTTCGGCGGCCTGATCGCGGTGCCGTTCATCGCGGTGATGAACACCGCGATCCGGCATCTGGTGGCCCGGCAGCGACATCAGCCTGGACCGCTGGCCGGGGAGACCGCCGTCGCGCTGCCGCCACCGCAGCCGAAGGGCGGCGAGCCGGAGC from the Actinocatenispora thailandica genome contains:
- a CDS encoding class I SAM-dependent methyltransferase, with the translated sequence MTDEIFASGDDPADGWFGESVAESYDDPGGANAPEAIRPAVELLTELAGGGPVLEFAVGTGRVAAPLAARGVPVSGIELSRAMAARIAGKPGGDRVDVTIGDMTSTRVGTGFSLAYLVFNTINNVTSQDGQVDVFRNAAAQLRPGGLFLVEVGVPDLRRLPPGQDTVPFAVAPGDDGGGYLGFDQYDVVTQLFTSNHVRVAPDGTGRFRRIPFRYVWPAELDLMARIAGLRPKYRWSGWDRAEFTADSTSHVSVWQKA
- a CDS encoding STAS domain-containing protein, producing the protein MRPDLDISVRHEPEETVVALAGEIDIHTVSRLVTTVEESLEHGSSRLLLDMGKVTFCDSQGLGTLVVLSRTATRARSSLVLTNVGPFLDRLLEVTGLRHSFTIRAAQ
- a CDS encoding AI-2E family transporter; its protein translation is MIVIVAAVIGAFTLLTYVSNVMIPAIIALLLTALLQPGAGWLRRHGVPRSLAALIMVVLGIVVVAGVLTGVVTAFVNGFSDLTDNVAQGIQKIQHWLHTSPFHVSDKQINGALKTAQDWLSSHRGAVTSGALSTATTVGEVVVDLFLILFTTFFLVRDGRPIWNFILQLGLPRAARAAVDDAGSASWRSLVAYVRATVLVAFIDAVGIGIGIVAVGVPYSLAIPLAALVFLGAFIPIVGATVSGVVAVLVTLVTQGLIPAIIVLGVVLGVQQLEGHILQPLIMGRAVAVHPLGVILGITGGIAIGGIFGGLIAVPFIAVMNTAIRHLVARQRHQPGPLAGETAVALPPPQPKGGEPEPN
- a CDS encoding GroES family chaperonin — encoded protein: MSTRDSSTADDLDQGLPIQLLHDRVLVRQEGGEGERRSAAGIVIPATASVGHRLSWAVAVAVGPNVRAIKVSDRVLFDPDDRSEVELHGRQYILLRERDVHAVAAARVETDGTGLYL
- a CDS encoding mechanosensitive ion channel family protein translates to MTPVLAVSVSSSITSALTTVANFVPKLVLFLVILVIGWIVAKVLRNVVGRLLARVGFDRVGERAGINRYLGKYTASTFVALLVYGAILLFALQLGFGAFGPNPVSNLISGVINFLPKLFVAIVIVIVAAAIARVVKDVISNALSTMPWGNALGRVAQAFIIAMGAIAALNQIHVASSVIEPVFIAVLAIIVGVAVVGLGGGLIAPMRNRWERMLTRAESEAGTMQIRSRSAQHDVQRSAAPVEPTGPQHTATAPGAGAAPTDPQYGQPPQQ